In one window of Bradyrhizobium sp. AZCC 1721 DNA:
- a CDS encoding sulfite reductase subunit alpha → MNQITPPPKVEIIPSNAPFSEAQRSWLNGFFAGLLSDATPLSAEQGAEVMQGAAGDGDDGEAPWHDQTMPIADRMKLAEGRPLRRRMMAAMAQQDCGQCGYDCHNYSEAIANKSEARLNLCVPGGKETARMLKSLYEEIDKAPAPSSAPAAAAAAVTPTAPGEPGRSRDNPANAKFLSRRLLNGEGSEKETWHIEFDLSGCGLDYVVGDSFGIFARNDIGLVDQIIALLGASHTTEVRGKTLREVLRDDVSLSPAPDSLFELISYLTGGALREKARALAQGEDPDGDAATLDVMAVLQKFSRIRPHPEAFVEALEPLQPRLYSISSSHNATPGKLSLTVDCVRYVVNKRRRLGLASTFLAERISPGDEVKVYVQKAHGFALPQDPKTPIIMVGPGTGIAPFRAFLLDRRATGAPGKNWLFFGHQRSDCDFFYADELNAMKTSGLLTRLSLAWSRDGNKKFYVQDRMREVGREVWTWLAEGAHVYICGDAKRMAKDVERALVDIVAQFGARTTDEAVSFVGELKKKGRFQQDVY, encoded by the coding sequence ATGAATCAGATCACGCCTCCACCCAAGGTCGAGATCATTCCCTCGAACGCGCCATTCTCCGAAGCGCAGCGCTCCTGGCTGAACGGGTTCTTTGCCGGGCTCCTGTCCGATGCGACGCCGTTGTCGGCCGAACAAGGCGCTGAAGTCATGCAGGGCGCGGCCGGCGATGGCGATGACGGCGAAGCGCCGTGGCACGACCAGACCATGCCGATCGCCGATCGCATGAAGCTTGCCGAGGGCCGGCCGTTGCGGCGGCGGATGATGGCGGCAATGGCGCAGCAGGATTGCGGCCAATGCGGCTATGACTGCCACAACTATTCGGAAGCGATCGCGAACAAGAGCGAAGCACGGCTCAACCTCTGCGTCCCCGGCGGCAAGGAAACCGCGCGGATGCTGAAGTCGCTTTATGAGGAGATCGACAAGGCACCCGCACCGTCATCGGCGCCTGCGGCAGCGGCGGCCGCGGTTACACCGACGGCTCCAGGCGAGCCCGGCCGCTCGCGCGACAATCCCGCAAACGCAAAATTCCTGTCGCGGCGACTGCTCAACGGCGAGGGCTCGGAGAAGGAGACCTGGCATATCGAGTTCGATCTCTCCGGATGTGGCCTCGACTATGTCGTGGGCGATTCGTTCGGCATCTTTGCGCGCAACGACATCGGCCTCGTCGACCAGATCATTGCACTCTTGGGCGCATCGCATACGACGGAGGTGAGGGGAAAGACGCTGCGTGAAGTATTGCGCGATGACGTCTCACTGTCGCCGGCGCCGGATTCACTGTTCGAGTTGATCTCGTATCTGACCGGCGGCGCGCTACGCGAGAAAGCCCGCGCGCTGGCGCAGGGCGAGGATCCCGATGGCGACGCGGCGACGCTCGACGTCATGGCGGTATTGCAGAAGTTCTCCCGCATCCGTCCGCATCCCGAGGCCTTTGTCGAGGCGCTGGAGCCATTGCAGCCGCGGCTTTACTCGATCTCGTCGTCGCACAATGCGACGCCCGGAAAGCTGTCGCTGACCGTCGACTGCGTGCGTTATGTGGTCAACAAGCGTCGTCGTTTGGGACTGGCCTCGACATTCCTTGCCGAGCGCATCAGTCCCGGCGACGAGGTCAAGGTCTATGTACAGAAGGCCCATGGCTTCGCGCTGCCGCAAGACCCGAAGACCCCAATCATCATGGTCGGCCCTGGGACGGGTATCGCGCCGTTCCGCGCCTTCCTGCTCGATCGCCGCGCCACCGGCGCACCCGGCAAGAACTGGCTGTTCTTCGGCCATCAGCGCAGCGATTGCGACTTCTTCTATGCCGACGAACTCAATGCGATGAAGACGTCGGGCCTCTTGACGCGGTTGTCACTGGCGTGGTCGCGCGATGGCAACAAGAAATTTTACGTACAGGACCGCATGCGCGAGGTTGGCCGCGAGGTATGGACCTGGCTTGCCGAAGGCGCCCATGTCTACATCTGCGGGGATGCCAAGCGGATGGCCAAGGACGTCGAGCGCGCGCTGGTCGACATCGTCGCCCAATTCGGCGCCCGAACTACCGACGAGGCCGTCAGCTTCGTCGGGGAACTCAAGAAAAAAGGCCGGTTCCAGCAGGACGTTTACTAA